A genomic segment from Blastopirellula marina encodes:
- a CDS encoding MqnA/MqnD/SBP family protein: protein MAEKKLIRVGHSPDPDDAFMFYALACDKIDTGNYRFEHELVDIETLNRRAFSGELELTAISIHAYAHLHDKYAICSCGASMGDNYGPMVIAKQKYTQDELKTKTIAVPGTLTSAFLALRMYLGQEFEHVVVPFDEIIEVTASGEYQGKQVDAGLIIHEGQLTYQRQDLQLIVDLGVWWHDRTDGLPLPLGANGIRKDLGDETIREVTRLLKESIVYGLENRQPALDYALQFGRGLDNQLADKFVGMYVNDWTIDFGDRGRESVTRFLKEGYELGAIPELITPEFVDG from the coding sequence TTGGCTGAGAAAAAACTGATCCGAGTAGGACACAGTCCTGACCCGGACGATGCCTTCATGTTCTACGCTTTGGCCTGCGACAAGATCGATACCGGCAACTATCGGTTTGAGCACGAGTTGGTCGACATCGAAACGCTCAATCGCCGTGCCTTCTCGGGCGAGTTGGAGCTTACTGCGATCAGCATTCATGCCTACGCTCACTTGCATGACAAATACGCCATTTGTTCGTGCGGTGCCAGCATGGGGGACAACTACGGTCCCATGGTCATCGCCAAGCAGAAATACACGCAAGATGAACTGAAGACCAAGACGATCGCCGTCCCCGGCACGCTTACGTCGGCCTTCCTTGCATTGCGGATGTACCTCGGCCAGGAATTCGAACACGTCGTCGTTCCTTTCGACGAAATCATCGAAGTCACCGCGTCTGGTGAGTACCAAGGCAAGCAGGTTGATGCGGGTCTGATCATTCACGAAGGGCAGCTCACCTACCAGCGTCAAGACTTGCAGTTGATCGTCGATCTGGGTGTCTGGTGGCACGATCGCACCGACGGACTTCCACTTCCTTTAGGTGCCAACGGCATACGCAAGGACCTGGGGGACGAAACGATCCGCGAAGTTACCCGCCTGCTGAAAGAGAGCATTGTCTACGGCCTGGAGAATCGCCAGCCGGCACTCGACTACGCTTTGCAGTTCGGTCGTGGACTCGACAATCAACTCGCCGACAAATTCGTCGGGATGTACGTCAACGACTGGACGATCGACTTCGGTGATCGCGGTCGTGAATCGGTCACTCGATTCTTGAAGGAAGGCTACGAACTCGGTGCTATTCCTGAGTTGATCACGCCGGAATTCGTAGACGGCTAA
- a CDS encoding NADH-quinone oxidoreductase subunit N, which produces MFVTLVNHLTSDTFASLPGFGAELVLCATIVVILLARMFAFSERIDSTWFALVGTLISLGVLSPLAPWDISQSPARMVAIGDLPRVEIFTGMLVYDGFSVVIKALLLTFLLLFFVLVKLTKAHGKPDSPDFTTLVLGSALGMCLMVSANHMLMVFLAIEMASVPSYAMVAIHRHDRKGSEAALKYAVYGAGTAGVMLYGISLLCGMLNSAHVPTMAQHLAEMAAEGISPAESVILVMAMLMILVGVAFKLSAVPFHQWCPDVFEGATAEVGAFLSVASKAAALALLVRMAVGLTCLESAPLGLVEWERGNANTIAVETEAVGPALGSIRNVVAWLIAVMAAVTCTFGNLAAFAQTNIKRLLAYSTIAHAGYMMMAVPAVLALVSIDPVAAGQCVGYLGLYIAVYLVMNLGAFAVVAMVRDVTRSEEIQDYAGMIHRNKSFTICLAVMLISLVGLPPLAGFIGKFAVFAGLARGYLASGENYLIALLVIGCVNTAISLFYYLRIVKVMTIDSVDADTAPMRSSPGILQAGYLWCLTVPVLVLIIGWDFLNVWIQQAVRGLVS; this is translated from the coding sequence ATGTTTGTCACCCTCGTAAATCACCTGACCTCCGATACCTTTGCCAGTCTCCCTGGGTTTGGGGCAGAGTTGGTATTGTGCGCGACGATTGTGGTGATTCTGTTGGCACGCATGTTTGCCTTCTCTGAACGCATTGACTCAACTTGGTTCGCCCTGGTGGGAACATTGATATCGCTTGGTGTTTTGTCGCCACTGGCCCCTTGGGATATCTCGCAAAGTCCGGCCCGCATGGTTGCCATTGGTGATTTGCCACGTGTCGAGATCTTTACCGGAATGCTCGTTTACGATGGCTTCTCTGTCGTGATAAAGGCCTTGCTGCTCACCTTTCTATTGCTGTTTTTCGTGCTCGTAAAGCTAACCAAAGCACACGGCAAGCCAGATAGCCCTGATTTCACGACATTAGTGCTGGGCTCAGCTTTGGGCATGTGTTTGATGGTATCGGCAAATCATATGCTGATGGTCTTTTTGGCGATCGAGATGGCATCGGTTCCGTCATATGCCATGGTTGCGATCCATCGTCACGATCGAAAGGGTTCAGAAGCAGCGCTCAAGTATGCCGTGTACGGGGCAGGCACCGCCGGGGTGATGCTTTACGGAATAAGTCTCCTGTGCGGGATGCTGAATTCAGCCCACGTGCCGACGATGGCTCAGCACCTCGCGGAAATGGCAGCCGAGGGTATATCCCCTGCCGAGAGTGTGATCTTGGTGATGGCTATGCTGATGATCCTGGTGGGCGTGGCATTCAAGCTATCTGCCGTTCCGTTTCATCAATGGTGTCCGGACGTCTTTGAAGGAGCGACCGCCGAGGTGGGGGCGTTTCTCTCCGTGGCATCCAAGGCCGCAGCCTTGGCACTGCTGGTACGCATGGCGGTAGGGCTCACTTGTTTAGAAAGTGCCCCGCTCGGTTTAGTGGAATGGGAAAGGGGAAATGCGAATACGATTGCCGTCGAGACTGAAGCGGTCGGACCGGCGTTAGGTTCCATCCGAAACGTCGTAGCCTGGCTGATTGCCGTGATGGCGGCCGTGACGTGTACGTTCGGGAACCTTGCAGCCTTTGCTCAAACAAATATCAAGCGACTCTTGGCCTACTCTACGATTGCCCACGCAGGCTACATGATGATGGCCGTGCCGGCAGTACTTGCGCTGGTTTCGATCGATCCTGTTGCGGCCGGTCAGTGTGTCGGCTACTTGGGGCTTTATATTGCGGTCTATCTGGTGATGAACCTCGGGGCATTTGCCGTCGTGGCCATGGTGCGTGATGTTACGCGAAGTGAAGAAATCCAGGACTATGCTGGGATGATTCATCGCAACAAATCGTTCACCATTTGCCTGGCCGTTATGTTGATTAGTCTCGTTGGGCTTCCTCCGCTGGCTGGCTTTATTGGCAAGTTTGCGGTCTTCGCGGGACTGGCTCGCGGATATCTGGCAAGCGGTGAAAACTATCTGATCGCGTTGCTAGTAATTGGTTGTGTGAACACTGCGATAAGCTTGTTCTACTATCTTCGAATTGTGAAAGTAATGACGATCGATTCCGTCGACGCAGATACGGCCCCAATGCGGAGTTCGCCTGGTATCTTGCAGGCCGGCTACTTGTGGTGCTTGACCGTACCAGTATTAGTGCTGATTATCGGTTGGGATTTTCTGAACGTTTGGATTCAACAAGCCGTTCGCGGTTTGGTCTCGTGA
- a CDS encoding YbdK family carboxylate-amine ligase: MSKIEFRANNYPTLGVELELGLVDNQTMQLSSAVQTILDQLPDEEKGQYKPELMQCCLEINTGICHTVGEAEQDLTDKIKRIETVLDKLGLKLWWAATHPFSLWKDQVVTPNQRYLDLLELLQEMARRLVTQGLHVHVGVESGDKAVMLCDRIMQYLPLLLSLSSSSPYWEGRDTGLSSHRSKIMEGLPTAGIPTLMRNWSEYVWIVNHMVDTGFINTIREIWWDVRPHHNFGTVEVRICDMPGSLDDVLALTAMTQCLIVYLSREIDEGAYQHDCHPMMVRQNKWRAARFGTSARLVNSFTFDVETVPEMTKRLVTNLTPLAKRLQCAEQLEYCNAIANRPSWASQQRKLLQETGSAAEMVRILTDGSRLSKAAGSEESTV, encoded by the coding sequence ATGTCGAAAATCGAGTTTCGCGCCAATAATTACCCAACCCTCGGTGTTGAGTTGGAATTAGGTCTGGTCGACAACCAAACGATGCAGTTGTCGTCTGCGGTTCAGACCATCCTCGATCAGCTACCCGACGAGGAAAAAGGGCAATACAAGCCCGAACTGATGCAGTGCTGCCTGGAGATCAATACAGGGATTTGCCACACCGTCGGCGAAGCAGAGCAGGACCTAACTGACAAGATAAAACGCATCGAGACGGTCTTGGACAAACTCGGCCTAAAGCTTTGGTGGGCGGCCACCCATCCCTTTTCGCTCTGGAAAGATCAGGTCGTCACGCCCAATCAGCGCTACCTAGACCTTCTGGAGCTTCTGCAGGAGATGGCCCGCCGTTTGGTCACCCAAGGTTTGCACGTGCATGTGGGGGTTGAGTCAGGAGACAAAGCAGTCATGCTGTGCGATCGCATCATGCAGTATCTGCCACTGCTGTTGTCCCTCTCCAGCTCAAGCCCATACTGGGAAGGACGCGATACCGGCCTCTCGTCTCATCGCAGCAAGATTATGGAAGGGCTGCCGACCGCTGGAATTCCGACGCTTATGCGGAACTGGAGCGAGTACGTCTGGATCGTCAATCACATGGTCGACACTGGCTTCATTAATACGATTCGCGAAATCTGGTGGGACGTTCGCCCTCACCATAATTTCGGAACAGTCGAAGTTCGTATCTGCGACATGCCTGGCAGCCTGGACGACGTTCTCGCCTTGACGGCGATGACACAGTGCCTGATCGTCTATCTTTCGCGCGAGATCGACGAAGGTGCCTATCAGCACGATTGCCACCCGATGATGGTCCGTCAAAACAAATGGCGTGCGGCTCGCTTCGGTACTTCGGCTCGACTGGTCAATTCGTTCACATTCGATGTCGAAACGGTGCCAGAGATGACCAAACGCCTGGTGACCAACCTCACTCCGCTGGCCAAACGACTTCAATGTGCCGAGCAGCTTGAATACTGTAACGCTATTGCCAATCGCCCAAGCTGGGCATCCCAGCAGCGAAAGCTGTTACAAGAAACAGGATCAGCGGCCGAGATGGTCCGCATCCTGACGGATGGTTCAAGACTATCCAAGGCCGCTGGCTCCGAGGAATCAACCGTTTGA
- a CDS encoding NuoM family protein has product MDNLANFIVTSLIFTPVVGAIVLLFFPSENKSLLRWFTLLVTLLVLLPTLWIALPWSEALSFEIGDAGLQHVVQASWIPSFDIQFFLGIDGISFPLLLLTALISCLAMGASWTIDKYVKSYCMLYLLLLAGMMGVFLSLDFFLFYIFWEVMLLPMYFLIGVWGGPRKEYAAIKFFLYTLVGSVLMLIAVLMLYFNSDLRQLSVQQLATAHIATWDEAGQLLSAEEYKAKIDASEYPLHTFNILALQQLGQHTDVFDQALLFGKSVQWWAFVLLFIGFIIKVPSVPLHTWLPDAHVEAPTPISMILAGVLLKMGGYGIVRICYPICPDAGYDLVWVVSSIGVISMVYGAFAALAQTDFKRMVAYSSVSHMGYVVLGLGVWSATAGTVFDPVSWSMGVKGALFQMIGHGISSAGMFFMVGVIYDRVHHRDLNQFGGLYGKMPVYTAMAMLLFFAGLGLPGLCGFIGEVFVVLSVWKLSATLAAIAAAVVILTAAYILWAIQRVYLGPEYRGPHPEELTEINLREMAIALPLCVLAVVLGVFPATMFRYMDATVDQQVTDLVDWTEDVKLPRLRAEREAAAEKDVAANAP; this is encoded by the coding sequence ATGGATAACCTGGCAAACTTCATCGTGACATCGTTGATCTTCACGCCTGTGGTGGGTGCGATTGTCTTATTGTTTTTCCCTTCGGAAAACAAATCGCTGCTGCGCTGGTTCACGTTGTTGGTCACACTGCTTGTATTGCTGCCGACACTGTGGATTGCCCTTCCTTGGAGCGAAGCCCTTAGCTTTGAAATTGGGGATGCTGGTCTTCAGCATGTCGTTCAGGCGTCATGGATTCCGTCGTTCGACATTCAGTTCTTTCTCGGTATCGATGGGATCAGCTTTCCCTTGCTGTTGCTGACGGCGTTGATTTCCTGTCTGGCGATGGGGGCCAGTTGGACGATCGACAAGTACGTGAAAAGCTACTGCATGCTTTACCTGTTGCTGTTGGCTGGCATGATGGGCGTGTTTTTGTCGCTCGACTTCTTTCTGTTTTATATTTTCTGGGAAGTCATGCTGCTGCCGATGTACTTCCTGATTGGTGTTTGGGGCGGACCACGTAAGGAATACGCCGCGATCAAGTTCTTCTTGTACACACTGGTGGGTAGTGTGCTGATGCTGATCGCCGTGTTGATGCTTTATTTTAACAGCGATCTACGGCAGCTTTCGGTACAGCAACTTGCAACCGCTCATATTGCTACTTGGGATGAAGCTGGCCAATTACTTTCCGCAGAGGAATACAAGGCAAAGATCGATGCTAGCGAATATCCGTTGCATACGTTCAATATTCTGGCTTTGCAGCAACTCGGTCAGCATACGGACGTTTTCGATCAGGCATTGCTGTTCGGCAAGTCAGTCCAGTGGTGGGCATTCGTCCTGCTATTCATCGGTTTTATCATCAAGGTACCCAGTGTGCCGCTTCATACCTGGTTGCCGGATGCCCACGTGGAAGCTCCCACACCAATCTCGATGATCCTGGCCGGGGTGCTGCTGAAGATGGGTGGTTATGGCATCGTGCGAATCTGTTACCCGATCTGTCCTGATGCCGGGTACGACCTGGTTTGGGTAGTGAGTTCGATCGGTGTGATCAGCATGGTTTATGGGGCATTCGCGGCGTTGGCTCAGACCGATTTCAAACGAATGGTCGCCTATAGCTCGGTAAGTCACATGGGCTACGTCGTTTTGGGACTGGGTGTCTGGAGTGCGACAGCCGGAACGGTGTTCGATCCGGTCTCATGGAGCATGGGTGTCAAAGGTGCACTGTTTCAGATGATCGGTCACGGGATTAGCTCGGCTGGTATGTTCTTCATGGTTGGTGTTATTTACGACCGAGTACATCACCGCGATTTAAATCAGTTCGGCGGTCTGTACGGCAAGATGCCTGTCTACACCGCGATGGCGATGCTCTTATTCTTCGCAGGCCTGGGGTTACCGGGTCTCTGCGGCTTTATTGGCGAAGTCTTCGTTGTTCTTTCGGTTTGGAAACTAAGTGCTACGCTTGCTGCAATCGCGGCGGCGGTGGTTATTTTGACGGCGGCATATATCTTGTGGGCAATCCAACGCGTGTATCTTGGTCCTGAGTATCGAGGTCCACACCCGGAAGAACTGACCGAGATAAATCTCCGGGAAATGGCCATTGCCCTGCCCCTTTGTGTGCTGGCCGTTGTTCTCGGTGTCTTTCCGGCAACGATGTTCCGATACATGGACGCCACAGTCGATCAGCAGGTAACCGACCTGGTCGATTGGACCGAAGATGTGAAGCTTCCCCGGCTTCGAGCGGAACGAGAGGCAGCCGCGGAAAAAGATGTTGCTGCGAATGCACCCTAA
- the fliS gene encoding flagellar export chaperone FliS, whose product MSFASDSTENYLETEVLTATPQKLQLMMINGAIRFAYQAQQLSEQQEKEEAWERLMRCREIVAQILCSIKNDGSELMQNVAGIYFFLFQELTDLHAKDEYNRLDGVLNVLNEERETWEELCRQMPEAPERPSDSQREITSSDAEEMMGTAGESVNSQDFQQRPPSSYGYEGHLDYYPNSGGGISFDA is encoded by the coding sequence ATGAGCTTTGCTAGCGACTCGACGGAAAATTACCTGGAGACCGAAGTTCTTACGGCGACTCCACAAAAGCTGCAGTTGATGATGATCAACGGAGCAATCCGCTTTGCATACCAGGCTCAGCAACTGAGCGAGCAGCAAGAGAAGGAAGAAGCCTGGGAACGCCTGATGCGTTGCCGGGAAATCGTCGCTCAGATCCTTTGTAGCATCAAGAACGACGGCAGCGAATTGATGCAGAATGTGGCAGGGATCTACTTTTTTCTGTTTCAGGAACTGACCGACCTGCACGCCAAAGACGAATACAACCGTCTTGATGGTGTTCTGAATGTACTGAACGAAGAGCGCGAAACCTGGGAAGAACTCTGTCGACAGATGCCAGAGGCCCCCGAACGCCCAAGTGACAGCCAGCGGGAGATCACCTCCTCAGACGCAGAAGAAATGATGGGAACCGCAGGCGAAAGCGTGAATTCCCAGGACTTCCAGCAGCGTCCACCTAGCTCGTATGGGTATGAAGGACATTTGGACTATTACCCCAACTCCGGTGGTGGCATATCATTTGATGCCTAA
- a CDS encoding thioredoxin family protein, whose product MVKTASTMLPLGTPAPDFSLLNVDSKTVSLADFADAKALVVIFMCNHCPFVKHLADALADFGRECQAKGVAVVGISSNDVANYPDDSPEQMVHEAENRGYTFPYLYDEDQSVARAYKAACTPDFYVFDGDKKLAYRGQFDASRPGNDIAVTGDDLRKAVDAIVAGNAVPEPQMPSIGCNIKWISGKEPEYFNPAGTA is encoded by the coding sequence ATGGTTAAGACCGCCAGTACAATGCTTCCGCTGGGAACGCCAGCTCCTGATTTTTCTTTGTTGAACGTCGATTCGAAGACGGTCTCGCTGGCTGACTTTGCCGATGCCAAGGCGTTGGTCGTTATCTTCATGTGTAACCACTGTCCTTTTGTGAAGCATCTGGCAGATGCCTTGGCCGATTTCGGTCGCGAGTGCCAGGCCAAGGGAGTGGCGGTCGTGGGGATCAGTTCCAACGACGTTGCCAACTATCCGGACGATTCCCCCGAACAGATGGTCCACGAGGCCGAGAATCGTGGTTACACGTTTCCCTACCTGTACGACGAAGATCAGAGCGTAGCCAGGGCGTACAAAGCTGCTTGCACGCCCGATTTTTATGTCTTCGATGGCGACAAGAAGCTTGCTTATCGTGGTCAGTTCGATGCCAGCCGTCCGGGTAACGACATCGCTGTGACCGGCGATGACCTTCGCAAGGCGGTCGATGCGATCGTCGCTGGAAATGCTGTGCCTGAGCCGCAGATGCCCAGCATTGGTTGCAACATCAAGTGGATTTCCGGCAAGGAACCAGAATACTTTAACCCTGCCGGTACCGCCTAA
- a CDS encoding M20 family metallopeptidase, translating into MTAWQSRLSAEIDQNTDHLVQFRRNLHRFPEVSGEEFQTSLSLYQILGDLGLSVRMGPDGRGVIADLDTFENEESTVIALRGDIDALRIHDCKKVDYCSQVDGVMHACGHDAHTTLVLGAAQAIQALAKKDELPWPIRARFIFQPAEETCVGAKAMIKAGALEDVSAILATHMEPSLPFGKVGFRKGELTANCEEIRITIHGSSGHGARPYEANDPIAAAAQLINTLYLALPRVTQTHEAVVVSFGQIHGGTSANVIPETVELQGTMRTLQAQTRSETIRHIHRIAEGIAMATRTEISVSFDLGTPAVRNDGNVIDLLKENCAELLGMPAIYEVPRASMGGEDFAFYLDHVPGAMIRLGCAAPGASNWPLLHSTCFDIDERVLPLGANLLARSLIACFEPGSRFNTQLLQSRTTPHPDSTSD; encoded by the coding sequence ATGACAGCCTGGCAATCGCGACTGAGTGCGGAGATCGACCAGAACACCGATCACCTCGTTCAATTCCGCCGCAACCTGCATCGCTTTCCAGAAGTGTCTGGTGAAGAATTTCAGACCAGCCTTTCTCTCTACCAAATTCTAGGTGATTTGGGCCTATCAGTACGCATGGGACCAGACGGTCGCGGCGTGATCGCGGACCTCGACACCTTTGAAAACGAAGAGTCGACCGTGATTGCCTTGCGCGGCGATATCGATGCCCTTCGGATCCATGACTGCAAAAAGGTTGATTACTGCAGCCAGGTCGACGGCGTGATGCATGCCTGTGGTCACGATGCTCACACCACGCTCGTGTTGGGTGCGGCTCAAGCGATTCAAGCATTGGCCAAAAAGGATGAACTGCCTTGGCCGATCCGTGCTCGTTTCATCTTTCAGCCTGCCGAGGAAACTTGTGTAGGTGCCAAGGCGATGATTAAGGCTGGAGCCCTGGAAGATGTCTCCGCCATTTTGGCCACGCACATGGAGCCAAGCCTTCCCTTTGGTAAAGTCGGGTTTCGCAAGGGAGAGTTGACGGCGAATTGTGAAGAGATCCGCATCACAATCCATGGTTCAAGCGGCCATGGAGCACGTCCCTACGAAGCGAACGATCCCATTGCCGCCGCCGCACAGCTTATCAATACGCTTTACCTGGCTCTCCCCCGCGTTACGCAGACACATGAAGCGGTGGTGGTCAGTTTTGGACAGATCCATGGCGGAACCAGCGCCAACGTGATTCCGGAAACGGTCGAACTGCAAGGTACCATGCGGACACTGCAAGCTCAGACACGCTCCGAGACGATTCGCCACATCCATCGCATCGCTGAAGGTATCGCGATGGCCACTCGAACGGAAATCTCGGTCAGCTTCGACCTGGGTACTCCCGCAGTCCGAAACGATGGCAATGTGATCGACTTGCTTAAAGAAAACTGCGCCGAGCTATTGGGCATGCCGGCGATTTACGAAGTTCCGCGAGCCAGCATGGGAGGTGAGGACTTCGCGTTCTATCTGGACCATGTACCGGGGGCTATGATTCGACTCGGTTGTGCCGCACCTGGGGCGAGCAATTGGCCACTGCTGCATAGCACGTGTTTCGATATCGACGAACGTGTTTTGCCCCTAGGAGCCAACCTGCTGGCTCGTAGCCTGATTGCCTGCTTCGAGCCTGGCTCACGCTTCAATACTCAACTATTGCAGTCTCGGACGACGCCTCACCCCGATTCGACTTCAGACTAG
- a CDS encoding TatD family hydrolase yields the protein MEWFDTHAHLFDEGLLPQIEDVLGRAQEAGVGTIVAIGTTLEDSRTCVELAERFPQVYASVGIHPNHSAEANEGDLDQIEQLIPHPKVVAIGETGLDRYWDFAPIELQKEYLQWHVEKSRAYNKPLVIHMRECEEDIIEWLEVSKADGPLSGILHSYTGNAQLAELGVACGMHISFAGMLTFKRNQELRDVAKTIPADRLLVETDCPYLSPEPCRKQRPNEPALVVHTGRCLANELGVDPSELARITTANARKLFGIAES from the coding sequence GTGGAATGGTTTGATACGCATGCCCATCTGTTTGATGAAGGGCTACTACCGCAAATCGAGGATGTCCTAGGCCGAGCTCAAGAGGCGGGCGTCGGCACGATCGTGGCGATCGGTACCACGCTGGAAGATAGCCGGACTTGTGTTGAGCTGGCCGAGCGATTTCCGCAGGTCTACGCTTCGGTCGGGATTCATCCCAATCACAGTGCGGAAGCGAACGAGGGGGACCTCGATCAGATTGAACAATTGATTCCTCATCCTAAAGTGGTTGCGATCGGCGAAACTGGCCTCGACCGATACTGGGATTTCGCCCCGATTGAACTTCAAAAGGAATACTTGCAGTGGCATGTTGAAAAATCGCGGGCATACAACAAGCCGCTCGTGATTCACATGCGTGAGTGCGAAGAGGATATCATTGAGTGGTTAGAGGTCTCGAAAGCCGACGGGCCTTTGTCAGGTATCTTGCATTCCTATACCGGAAACGCACAGTTGGCCGAACTAGGTGTCGCGTGCGGAATGCATATTAGTTTTGCAGGCATGTTGACGTTCAAGCGAAACCAGGAACTGCGCGACGTCGCGAAAACGATTCCGGCCGACCGATTGCTCGTGGAGACGGACTGCCCTTATTTGAGTCCCGAGCCATGCCGCAAACAGCGGCCTAACGAGCCGGCACTTGTGGTTCACACGGGAAGATGCCTGGCTAACGAGCTTGGTGTTGATCCGTCAGAGTTGGCACGCATCACAACGGCCAATGCACGGAAACTGTTTGGCATAGCGGAATCTTAA